From Coffea arabica cultivar ET-39 chromosome 2e, Coffea Arabica ET-39 HiFi, whole genome shotgun sequence, the proteins below share one genomic window:
- the LOC113731103 gene encoding BES1/BZR1 homolog protein 4 isoform X3, which yields MFVEGCKPAERMDIIGGSATMSPCSSYQPSPGVSYNPSPSSSSFPSPVSSHYAANANGSADANSLIPWLKNLSSGSSPASSKLPHHLYIPSGSISAPVTPPLSSPTARTPRMKDNWNEQIGGSVWGQQYAFLPSSTPPSPGRQTPPDSGWLSGVQTPQDGPSSPTFSLVASNPFGIKEPLSNGGSRMWTPGQSGACSPAIAAGFDQTADVPMADAVSAEFAFGNSTKGLVKPWEGERIHEEFVSDDLELTLGNSKTR from the exons ATGTTTGTAGAG GGATGCAAGCCTGCTGAACGCATGGATATTATTGGTGGTTCTGCAACAATGAGCCCTTGCTCATCATACCAACCAAGTCCTGGCGTATCATACAACCCAAGTCCTTCGTCATCATCCTTCCCAAGCCCTGTTTCATCCCATTATGCTGCCAATGCAAATGGTAGTGCTGATGCTAATTCCCTCATACCTTGGCTTAAAAATTTATCATCCGGCTCATCACCTGCTTCATCCAAGCTCCCACACCATCTTTACATCCCCAGTGGCTCTATAAGCGCTCCAGTCACCCCTCCTTTGAGTTCTCCTACTGCCCGGACCCCACGGATGAAAGATAATTGGAATGAACAAATAGGTGGTTCAGTGTGGGGACAGCAATACGCCTTCTTACCCTCATCTACCCCCCCCAGTCCCGGTCGTCAGACTCCCCCTGATTCAGGGTGGCTGTCTGGTGTTCAAACTCCCCAAGATGGGCCTTCATCTCCAACCTTCAGCCTTGTTGCATCAAATCCATTTGGCATCAAAGAGCCACTTTCAAATGGAGGATCCCGCATGTGGACTCCAGGGCAGAGCGGAGCATGCTCCCCAGCTATTGCAGCTGGTTTTGATCAAACTGCTGATGTCCCCATGGCTGATGCTGTTTCTGCTGAGTTTGCATTTGGCAACAGTACCAAGGGACTGGTCAAGCCGTGGGAAGGGGAGAGGATACATGAGGAATTCGTATCCGATGATCTTGAGCTTACCTTAGGGAACTCTAAAACCAG ATAG
- the LOC113731103 gene encoding BES1/BZR1 homolog protein 4 isoform X1 yields the protein MTSGTRLPTWKERENNKRRERRRRAIAAKIFAGLRMYGNYKLPKHCDNNEVLKALCNEAGWVVEEDGTTYRKGCKPAERMDIIGGSATMSPCSSYQPSPGVSYNPSPSSSSFPSPVSSHYAANANGSADANSLIPWLKNLSSGSSPASSKLPHHLYIPSGSISAPVTPPLSSPTARTPRMKDNWNEQIGGSVWGQQYAFLPSSTPPSPGRQTPPDSGWLSGVQTPQDGPSSPTFSLVASNPFGIKEPLSNGGSRMWTPGQSGACSPAIAAGFDQTADVPMADAVSAEFAFGNSTKGLVKPWEGERIHEEFVSDDLELTLGNSKTR from the exons aTGACGTCGGGGACGAGGCTTCCGACATGGAAGGAAAGAGAGAACAACAAGCGGAGAGAGCGGCGGCGGAGGGCGATCGCCGCCAAGATCTTCGCCGGACTGAGGATGTACGGGAATTATAAGCTCCCCAAGCATTGCGATAATAACGAAGTCTTGAAAGCTCTCTGTAATGAAGCCGGTTGGGTCGTTGAAGAAGACGGCACCACTTACAGAAAG GGATGCAAGCCTGCTGAACGCATGGATATTATTGGTGGTTCTGCAACAATGAGCCCTTGCTCATCATACCAACCAAGTCCTGGCGTATCATACAACCCAAGTCCTTCGTCATCATCCTTCCCAAGCCCTGTTTCATCCCATTATGCTGCCAATGCAAATGGTAGTGCTGATGCTAATTCCCTCATACCTTGGCTTAAAAATTTATCATCCGGCTCATCACCTGCTTCATCCAAGCTCCCACACCATCTTTACATCCCCAGTGGCTCTATAAGCGCTCCAGTCACCCCTCCTTTGAGTTCTCCTACTGCCCGGACCCCACGGATGAAAGATAATTGGAATGAACAAATAGGTGGTTCAGTGTGGGGACAGCAATACGCCTTCTTACCCTCATCTACCCCCCCCAGTCCCGGTCGTCAGACTCCCCCTGATTCAGGGTGGCTGTCTGGTGTTCAAACTCCCCAAGATGGGCCTTCATCTCCAACCTTCAGCCTTGTTGCATCAAATCCATTTGGCATCAAAGAGCCACTTTCAAATGGAGGATCCCGCATGTGGACTCCAGGGCAGAGCGGAGCATGCTCCCCAGCTATTGCAGCTGGTTTTGATCAAACTGCTGATGTCCCCATGGCTGATGCTGTTTCTGCTGAGTTTGCATTTGGCAACAGTACCAAGGGACTGGTCAAGCCGTGGGAAGGGGAGAGGATACATGAGGAATTCGTATCCGATGATCTTGAGCTTACCTTAGGGAACTCTAAAACCAG ATAG
- the LOC113731106 gene encoding uncharacterized protein, whose amino-acid sequence MVSKIVKKTPTKSIKSPGHRHHSHQRRKKSPVKNASATASVVVASINKSIYTCHRRLIKIFSKLACIATPIKKKSPRKWGYQLLQKGSEDPKNSIRRALFDDEKSSALPPLVSPEKKTVFLDLDETLVHSQPGPAPEKYDFIVRPMIDGERVDFFVLKRPFVEEFLEFLRNKFEIVVFTAGIEEYASQVLDRIDGKGLISHRLYRDSCKELDGKFVKDLSELGRDLKRVVIVDDNPNSYVFQPDNAVPILPFIDDLGDGELKKLIQFFEKLDEVEDTRDAVKNYVVSQFSGGT is encoded by the coding sequence ATGGTGTCCAAGATTGTGAAGAAAACCCCAACAAAGTCCATCAAAAGTCCTGGCCACCGTCACCACAGCCACCAACGCCGGAAAAAATCACCCGTAAAGAATGCCTCCGCCACTGCTTCAGTGGTGGTTGCTTCGATTAACAAATCCATTTACACTTGCCACCGCCGCCTCATCAAGATTTTCTCCAAATTAGCGTGCATTGCGACCCCAATTAAGAAGAAGAGCCCAAGAAAATGGGGGTATCAGTTACTTCAAAAGGGTTCTGAAGATCCCAAAAATAGCATCAGAAGGGCTCTGTTTGATGACGAAAAAAGTTCTGCGCTTCCACCACTGGTTTCGCCAGAGAAAAAGACTGTCTTTCTTGATTTGGACGAGACTTTGGTGCATTCCCAGCCGGGCCCTGCTCCAGAAAAGTATGATTTCATAGTTAGGCCGATGATAGATGGAGAAAGAGTGGATTTCTTCGTGTTAAAGAGGCCATTTGTGGAAGAATTTTTGGAGTTCCTGAGAAATAAATTTGAGATTGTGGTGTTCACAGCTGGAATTGAGGAGTATGCTTCCCAAGTGCTCGACAGAATTGATGGAAAGGGTTTGATTTCACACAGATTGTACCGAGATTCCTGCAAAGAACTGGATGGGAAGTTTGTGAAAGATTTGTCTGAGCTGGGAAGGGATTTGAAAAGGgttgtgattgttgatgataATCCGAATTCGTATGTTTTTCAGCCTGATAATGCCGTGCCGATTCTCCCGTTTATTGATGATCTTGGAGATGGGGAGCTGAAGAAGTTAATTCAGTTTTTTGAGAAGTTGGATGAAGTTGAGGACACTAGAGATGCTGTCAAAAATTATGTAGTATCTCAATTCTCAGGAGGGACATGA
- the LOC113731105 gene encoding uncharacterized protein, whose product MGDGYISAERGTEHLDSRVLDPDPELGPERPWKHVELFNQKYMARSLSQKMAEPASESLTYTRDEVVEKRSLKSGEISQSEEFVAKLSLQTTGDERDDNNDLTRIQSKPERYGMEPHESVIENTTKRAFLNHQGAKSEEYGYKAQLANTEVSNGTNGYLRQQLTEHVENDVNLPDCTQDGNGEKEDFKFQQITRRDKSDAYSSEYIEEIGKNTKSVYPQPDNIEAGDENSPSNAGVQSNQSLDSDVGPQKGRYFYYDTPLFGETGSWIPVSIPPMSESEHDEWSRGFSLNGGYLPEGDMGWSGLVGEDKELTMWDVVLEMLLVARGKVSSMASGDIDTISWISGHLIEQAWKEMAETLTEANFGNAQEILESDPPKWLPDSAASSCMLCNVKFHPIMCTRHHCRFCGGIFCGECTKGRSLLPEKFRTGDPQRVCDVCFVRLESVQPFLMDQVSRAAQLPTHDLTDLSTLRSWVNFPWGQSMEYEIYKATNTIRGYTKVGSLAPEKKIPEAILRDAKGLAILTVVKVGMMVTYNVGTGLVVARREDGSWSPPSAISTFGVGWGAQAGGELTDFIIVLRTNSAVKTFSSNTHLSVGAGLSAAFGIIGRTAEADVRAGAGCYAACYTYSCSKGAFVGCSLEGSVVTTRARENSRFYGSQLLKASDILIGSLPRPPAAAMLYRALGDLYQKL is encoded by the exons ATGGGGGACGGATATATTTCAGCTGAAAGAGGAACTGAGCACTTGGATTCTAGGGTTTTGGACCCTGATCCTGAATTG GGTCCTGAGAGACCTTGGAAGCACGTAGAGCTTTTCAATCAAAAGTATATGGCTAGAAGCCTTAGCCAGAAAATGGCTGAACCTGCATCGGAATCACTTACATACACAAGAGATGAAGTTGTGGAAAAGAGAAGTTTGAAGAGTGGAGAAATTTCCCAATCTGAAGAGTTTGTTGCTAaattatcacttcaaaccacAGGAGACGAGAGGGATGACAATAATGATCTCACAAGAATACAAAGTAAACCAGAAAGATATGGAATGGAGCCACATGAGTCTGTGATAGAAAATACTACAAAGAGAGCTTTTCTCAACCACCAAGGGGCTAAAAGTGAAGAATATGGTTATAAAGCACAGTTAGCAAACACAGAGGTTAGTAATGGTACTAATGGATATCTGCGCCAACAATTAACAGAGCATGTGGAGAATGATGTCAACCTACCTGACTGTACACAGGATGGAAATGGTGAGAAGGAAGATTTTAAATTCCAGCAGATAACTAGACGTGATAAATCTGATGCTTATTCTTCTGAATACATAGAAGAGATTGGCAAGAATACCAAATCTGTATACCCACAACCAGACAACATAGAAGCTGGTGATGAAAATTCGCCCTCAAATGCTGGAGTGCAAAGTAATCAGAGTCTAGATTCAGATGTAGGCCCTCAGAAAGGAAGGTACTTCTACTACGATACACCTCTTTTTGGAGAAACCGGATCTTGGATTCCTGTTTCTATTCCACCAATGTCAGAAAGTGAGCATGATGAGTGGAGCAGAGGTTTTAGCTTAAATGGAGGGTACCTTCCGGAAGGGGATATGGGCTGGAGTGGGTTGGTAGGTGAAGACAAGGAATTGACCATGTGGGATGTGGTATTGGAAATGTTACTTGTGGCACGAGGGAAGGTCAGTTCCATGGCTTCTGGTGATATTGATACAATTTCATGGATATCTGGTCACCTAATTGAGCAAGCATGGAAAGAGATGGCTGAGACTCTCACAGAAGCTAACTTCGGTAACGCCCAAGAAATTCTTGAATCAGACCCACCAAAATGGTTGCCTGACAGTGCAGCTTCATCTTGCATGTTATGCAATGTGAAATTTCATCCAATTATGTGCACCAGGCATCATTGTCGGTTCTGTGGAGGTATATTCTGTGGAGAGTGCACAAAAGGAAGGAGCTTGTTGCCAGAAAAGTTTCGCACTGGGGATCCGCAACGGGTTTGTGATGTTTGTTTCGTTCGTCTTGAGTCGGTCCAGCCATTCTTGATGGATCAAGTAAGCCGTGCTGCACAGTTGCCAACACATGATCTGACTGACCTGAGTACATTAAGATCCTGGGTAAATTTTCCATGGGGCCAGTCAATGGAGTACGAGATCTACAAGGCCACAAATACCATTCGGGGTTATACTAAG GTTGGTTCTCTGGCACCTgaaaagaaaattccagaagCTATTCTACGAGATGCGAAAGGGCTAGCCATACTCACTGTTGTCAAAGTAGGAATGATGGTTACATACAATGTTGGAACTGGATTGGTGGTTGCTCGAAGGGAAGATGGTTCATGGTCTCCACCCTCTGCCATATCTACCTTTGGTGTGGGCTGGGGTGCTCAG GCTGGAGGAGAATTGACTGACTTCATTATAGTGCTGAGAACTAACTCTGCTGTGAAGACCTTCAGTAGTAATACACATCTATCAGTTGGAGCTGGTCTAAGTGCTGCCTTTGGAATCATTGGACGCACTGCAGAAGCAGATGTGCGAGCTGGTGCTGGTTGCTATGCAGCTTGTTATACATATAGCTGCAGTAAag GTGCTTTTGTTGGATGTTCCCTTGAAGGGAGCGTTGTCACAACCCGTGCCCGAGAAAATTCGAGATTTTATGGTAGCCAGTTACTAAAGGCATCTGACATACTTATTGGATCGTTGCCAAGGCCACCTGCAGCAGCCATGCTCTACCGTGCACTGGGAGATCTATACCAGAAGCTTTAA
- the LOC113731103 gene encoding BES1/BZR1 homolog protein 4 isoform X2 has translation MTSGTRLPTWKERENNKRRERRRRAIAAKIFAGLRMYGNYKLPKHCDNNEVLKALCNEAGWVVEEDGTTYRKGCKPAERMDIIGGSATMSPCSSYQPSPGVSYNPSPSSSSFPSPVSSHYAANANGSADANSLIPWLKNLSSGSSPASSKLPHHLYIPSGSISAPVTPPLSSPTARTPRMKDNWNEQIGGSVWGQQYAFLPSSTPPSPGRQTPPDSGWLSGVQTPQDGPSSPTFSLVASNPFGIKEPLSNGGSRMWTPGQSGACSPAIAAGFDQTADVPMADAVSAEFAFGNSTKGLVKPWEGERIHEEFVSDDLELTLGNSKTR, from the exons aTGACGTCGGGGACGAGGCTTCCGACATGGAAGGAAAGAGAGAACAACAAGCGGAGAGAGCGGCGGCGGAGGGCGATCGCCGCCAAGATCTTCGCCGGACTGAGGATGTACGGGAATTATAAGCTCCCCAAGCATTGCGATAATAACGAAGTCTTGAAAGCTCTCTGTAATGAAGCCGGTTGGGTCGTTGAAGAAGACGGCACCACTTACAGAAAG GGATGCAAGCCTGCTGAACGCATGGATATTATTGGTGGTTCTGCAACAATGAGCCCTTGCTCATCATACCAACCAAGTCCTGGCGTATCATACAACCCAAGTCCTTCGTCATCATCCTTCCCAAGCCCTGTTTCATCCCATTATGCTGCCAATGCAAATGGTAGTGCTGATGCTAATTCCCTCATACCTTGGCTTAAAAATTTATCATCCGGCTCATCACCTGCTTCATCCAAGCTCCCACACCATCTTTACATCCCCAGTGGCTCTATAAGCGCTCCAGTCACCCCTCCTTTGAGTTCTCCTACTGCCCGGACCCCACGGATGAAAGATAATTGGAATGAACAAATAGGTGGTTCAGTGTGGGGACAGCAATACGCCTTCTTACCCTCATCTACCCCCCCCAGTCCCGGTCGTCAGACTCCCCCTGATTCAGGGTGGCTGTCTGGTGTTCAAACTCCCCAAGATGGGCCTTCATCTCCAACCTTCAGCCTTGTTGCATCAAATCCATTTGGCATCAAAGAGCCACTTTCAAATGGAGGATCCCGCATGTGGACTCCAGGGCAGAGCGGAGCATGCTCCCCAGCTATTGCAGCTGGTTTTGATCAAACTGCTGATGTCCCCATGGCTGATGCTGTTTCTGCTGAGTTTGCATTTGGCAACAGTACCAAGGGACTGGTCAAGCCGTGGGAAGGGGAGAGGATACATGAGGAATTCGTATCCGATGATCTTGAGCTTACCTTAGGGAACTCTAAAACCAGGTAA